One genomic region from Rosa rugosa chromosome 1, drRosRugo1.1, whole genome shotgun sequence encodes:
- the LOC133727100 gene encoding nudix hydrolase 8-like — MCFKNHETMAVAMISISLTQDYCSFKWGLPNGFLRKQILTETSTTAKPKFSCPPILEASFKKTAIHVLSPNKSSPSVMMPELLDGWNDEYGGVIINPESLPMSANAFASAVQASLSNWKMKGKKGVWLKILKEQADLVPIAIQEGFNFHHAQPGYVMLTYWIPNELCMLPDSPSHHIGIGAFVINDKREVLVVKEKCPCSCSGVWKLPTGYINKSEDIFSGAIREVKEETGIETTFLKMVAFRHAHKVAFEQSDLLFVCMLKPLSSEITIDEKEIQSAKWMALDEFIEQPYYEDDHLSNKIIDICIAAYEDNYSGFTGHQLNSKIDGRLSYLYCDHVN; from the exons ATGTGTTTCAAAAACCACGAAACTATGGCAGTGGCAATGATTTCTATTTCCTTGACCCAAGATTATTGCTCTTTCAAATGGGGGTTGCCAAATG GTTTTTTGCGGAAACAAATTCTTACAGAAACCTCCACTACTGCCAAACCCAAGTTTTCGTGCCCTCCAATTCTTGAAGCCAGCTTTAAGAAAACAGCAATTCATGTTTTATCTCCCAATAAATCTTCACCAAGCGTGATGATGCCGGAGTTACTTGACGGATGGAACGACGAATATGGTGGAGTCATAATTAATCCAGAGAGCTTACCCATGAGTGCAAATGCTTTTGCATCTGCTGTTCAGGCTTCTCTGTCCAACTGGAAAATGAAG GGGAAAAAGGGGGTATGGCTCAAAATACTAAAAGAGCAAGCTGATCTTGTCCCAATTGCAATTCAG GAGGGTTTCAACTTTCACCATGCTCAACCAGGATATGTTATGCTAACATACTGGATTCCAAATGAGCTTTGTATGCTTCCCGATAGCCCTTCACATCATATTGGTATTGGAGCTTTTGTGATCAATGACAAAAGAGAG GTTCTTGTGGTAAAAGAGAAGTGTCCTTGTAGCTGCTCTGGTGTGTGGAAATTACCAACTGGTTATATCAACAAG TCTGAAGATATATTCTCTGGTGCTATAAGAGAAGTGAAAGAAGAAACTGGG ATTGAGACAACTTTCCTTAAAATGGTAGCTTTCAG ACATGCACACAAGGTTGCATTTGAGCAGTCAGACTTGCTATTTGTGTGCATGCTTAAGCCTTTGTCATCTGAGATCACAATTGATGAGAAGGAAATCCAATCTGCAAAG TGGATGGCTCTTGATGAGTTTATTGAGCAgccatattatgaagatgaccACTTGTCAAATAAGATAATTGACATATGCATTGCGGCTTATGAAGACAACTACAGTGGATTCACTGGTCATCAGCTCAACTCCAAAATTGATGGAAGATTATCCTATCTGTATTGTGACCATGTGAATTAA